A DNA window from Drosophila pseudoobscura strain MV-25-SWS-2005 chromosome 2, UCI_Dpse_MV25, whole genome shotgun sequence contains the following coding sequences:
- the Adk1 gene encoding adenosine kinase, which produces MLRQSRQLLHRTLKSAPLWRRATFISIQGFPANLTWYSPKTGCFRSALEKRNLSSKTSKKMELPESILVGFGNPLLDITTVIEDNMLLEKYGLEANAAIIADEKHENLFEELDNMDNVQYSAGGACQNSLRVFQWIVEAPNRCAFFGAVGKDKFADRIVKRASADGVETHYQVKEELPTGTCAVIVSGQNRSLVANLGAAALFTEDWMDEEENCCVVDCASYFYVTGFFLAVSPDTVFRMAKLSSETNRTLILNLSAVFVLEMQKEQLDNIMPYVDIVIGNKEEILAFAETHLWNTKNIFEIGKQMQSLPKDNGRPRMVMVTDAVCPVLCFQENERILEYPVPKVDKKKVVDTNGCGDAFVGGFLSQLVQKMPLDYCIRTGIFASQQIIGVLGVTIDKLPKFTDNCI; this is translated from the exons ATGCTGAGGCAATCAAGACAGCTTTTACACCGAACCCTAAAATCTGCTCCACTGTGGAGAAGAGCCACGTTTATCAGCATCCAAGGATTCCCAGCCAATTTGACCTGGTACTCGCCGAAAACAGGTTGCTTTAGATCTGCACTTGAAAAAAGGAATTTATCTTCAAAAACCTCCAAAAAGATGGAGTTGCCAGAGTCCATTCTTGTTGGCTTCGGTaatcccctgctggacatcACAACCGTGATAGAGGACAACATGCTCTTGGAGAAGTACGGACTGGAGGCAAATGCGGCCATCATTGCCGATGAGAAACATGAGAACCTGTTCGAAGAGCTGGACAATATGGACAATGTCCAGTACTCGGCCGGAGGAGCCTGCCAGAACTCTTTGCGGGTCTTCCAGTGGATCGTGGAGGCTCCCAATAGGTGCGCCTTCTTTGGAGCGGTGGGCAAGGACAAGTTTGCCGATCGGATAGTGAAGAGAGCGAGTGCGGATGGCGTGGAGACCCACTACCAAGTGAAGGAAGAGCTACCGACAG GCACATGTGCGGTGATTGTCAGTGGTCAGAACCGATCCCTGGTGGCTAATCTGGGTGCGGCGGCTCTCTTTACCGAGGACTGGATGGACGAAGAAGAGAACTGCTGTGTGGTGGACTGCGCCTCTTACTTCTACGTTACGGGCTTCTTCTTAGCCGTCAGTCCCGACACCGTGTTCCGCATGGCCAAGCTCTCCAGCGAGACGAATCGCACCTTAATCCTCAACCTGAGCGCCGTTTTCGTGCTGGAGAtgcagaaggagcagctggATAACATAATGCCTTATGTGGACATTGTCATTGGAAACAAGGAGGAAATCCTGGCCTTTGCGGAAACCCACTTGTGGAATACTAAGAACATCTTCGAGATAGGGAAGCAAATGCAGAGCTTGCCCAAGGACAATGGCAGGCCGCGTATGGTCATGGTCACGGATGCCGTGTGTCCAGTGCTTTGTTTCCAGGAAAACGAAAGGATCCTCGAGTACCCCGTGCCGAAGGTGGACAAAAAGAAGGTAGTGGACACCAATGGCTGCGGCGATGCCTTTGTCGGGGGTTTTCTCTCGCAGCTGGTGCAGAAAATGCCTCTCGACTACTGCATCCGCACAGGAATTTTCGCTTCTCAACAGATAATTGGCGTGCTTGGAGTTACAATCGACAAGCTCCCTAAATTCACCGATAATTGCATATAG
- the eIF3d2 gene encoding eukaryotic translation initiation factor 3 subunit D-2, whose translation MSGRAPFIKPVLEYNEHGWGPCEELSVDVPYQPFCKSDRVGKISDWTAPPTERKFANKYVSSFGNSNQYAYFHEDDESTFHLVDTSGFKGFRPFQRGRFRGNTRNNPRTRGRTGRGGAVTGIGGNQPGVGVNERTKYGKGRDNRRQMGRRFGRNAPTRMRESSVVVRSDWVSIEEIDFPRLLKLSLPNVKEGQDVVTCGSLEYYDKTYDRINVKNERPLLKTDRIIHTLTTTDDPVIRRLSKTIGNIFATDEILATIMCCTRSNYSWDVVFDKVGNKIFLDKRDNAQFDLLTVNETALEPPLDEEGSINSPHSLAMEATLINHNFCQQVLRGGDQKKYQFEEPYTLEESGVDLVSIGYRYKQWDLGNNIILIARCKHNGVLQGPNGEVQFLSIRALNEWDSKASNSLEWRQKLDTQHGAVLASELRNNACKLARWTVESVLSGSDQLKLGYVSRVSTRDHLRHVILRTQQFKPQEFSTQINLSMDNAWGILRCLIDIVMKQPDGKYLLMKDPNKPMVRLYDVPENAFESSDEDDLSDDKLFLLSN comes from the coding sequence ATGTCGGGTCGCGCTCCTTTTATCAAGCCCGTTTTGGAGTACAACGAGCACGGATGGGGTCCATGCGAGGAGCTCAGCGTGGATGTGCCCTACCAACCCTTCTGCAAGAGTGATCGCGTGGGCAAGATCTCCGATTGGACCGCGCCGCCGACGGAGAGGAAGTTTGCAAACAAGTACGTCTCGTCATTTGGTAATAGCAATCAATATGCCTACTTTCACGAGGACGACGAGTCCACGTTTCATTTGGTGGACACCTCGGGATTCAAGGGCTTCAGGCCGTTCCAGCGGGGTCGGTTCCGTGGCAATACCCGCAACAATCCCCGGACGCGGGGACGCACTGGACGTGGCGGTGCCGTGACTGGAATAGGTGGAAATCAGCCCGGAGTTGGAGTTAATGAGCGTACCAAATACGGAAAGGGTCGTGACAACCGCCGTCAAATGGGGCGTCGGTTCGGTCGGAATGCACCCACTCGGATGCGAGAGAGCTCCGTGGTGGTCCGCTCCGACTGGGTGTCCATTGAGGAGATCGACTTTCCTCGTCTTCTAAAGTTATCGCTGCCGAATGTGAAAGAGGGCCAGGATGTGGTTACCTGTGGGTCTCTGGAGTACTACGACAAGACATATGATCGAATTAACGTGAAGAACGAGCGGCCTCTACTCAAGACGGACCGCATAATTCACACGTTGACCACCACAGATGATCCCGTGATCCGCCGCCTGTCCAAGACCATTGGCAACATCTTTGCCACCGATGAGATACTGGCCACCATCATGTGCTGCACTCGCTCTAACTACTCCTGGGATGTAGTCTTCGACAAGGTTGGCAACAAGATATTTCTAGACAAACGCGACAACGCCCAGTTCGATTTACTGACTGTGAACGAGACAGCCTTGGAGCCCCCTCTGGATGAGGAGGGTTCCATCAATTCACCACACAGCCTGGCCATGGAGGCCACCCTCATCAATCACAACTTCTGCCAGCAGGTTCTCCGTGGGGGCGATCAGAAGAAGTACCAGTTCGAGGAGCCCTATACCTTGGAGGAGTCCGGGGTGGATCTCGTCTCGATCGGCTACCGGTACAAGCAGTGGGATCTGGGGAATAACATCATATTGATTGCCCGTTGCAAGCACAATGGCGTTCTTCAGGGTCCTAATGGAGAGGTGCAGTTCCTGTCTATTCGCGCCCTCAATGAATGGGACTCCAAGGCGTCCAACAGCCTGGAGTGGCGGCAGAAGTTGGACACCCAGCATGGTGCTGTGTTGGCCTCAGAGCTGCGTAACAATGCCTGCAAGCTGGCCCGCTGGACCGTCGAGTCTGTCCTCTCCGGCTCGGATCAGCTGAAACTAGGCTACGTGTCCCGTGTGTCCACACGCGATCATCTGCGCCATGTCATTCTGCGCACACAGCAGTTCAAGCCTCAGGAGTTCTCTACTCAAATCAATCTGAGCATGGACAATGCCTGGGGCATCCTGCGCTGCCTCATCGACATCGTGATGAAGCAGCCCGATGGGAAGTACCTGCTGATGAAGGATCCCAACAAGCCCATGGTGCGGCTGTATGATGTCCCAGAGAACGCATTCGAGTCGAGTGATGAGGATGACCTCAGTGACGACAAGCTTTTTCTGCTGTCCAATTGA
- the LOC4802604 gene encoding 4-coumarate--CoA ligase 1: protein MAKLPCSYDAEKRIWKGIQLRCDYKPDTSLGKIIFKNMRNWPKNVCQISDTEEVEVTFQEALTWAIRIAQQLKKRGLTHTDVIGISAKNTTYVMPTAVGCLFNSTPFQSANPVLEESTIKHLYNISKPKLVFCDACNYDKLYSATSDFKPEIITLTGSVEGVLTIQDLLEPTKTEFFYQPEPLRDGPNQTLAILCSSGTTGMPKAVCVSNEILIQETSFVNGYDTIFISASLDWITGLWASIFSTVNGCTRIISSKPFSPDYFVYLVEKYKITYALIPPEHFCSLADCPEATPEALASLTKFNFGGGRMTQATLQRIQSLAKNAIFNSAYGMTEVGFMVFNHGHAKLTAAGNPLPNIQLRIVDDDGNNLGYNQTGEIYAHNGYSWNGYYGDPEATRVMQDEDGWFHTGDMGYFDEDDFLYITDRKKEVLKWKGLQFWPTEVENVILELPEVKRVCVVGIYDETQGDAGGALIVRETGANITAQQIKDHVAKRLPDTQKQLRAGVQFADEIPQNHNGKAVRRYARDLFLALSKK from the exons ATGGCAAAGTTACCCTGCAGCTACGATGCGGAGAAGCGGATCTGGAAGGGCATCCAGCTGAGGTGCGACTACAAGCCCGACACCTCCTTGGGAAAGATCATCTTCAAGAACATGAGAAACTGGCCAAAGAATGTCTGCCAG ATCTCGGACACTGAGGAGGTGGAAGTTACCTTCCAGGAGGCTCTCACCTGGGCCATCCGCATTGCCCAGCAGCTGAAGAAACGTGGCTTGACCCACACCGATGTCATCGGCATCAGCGCCAAGAACACCACCTACGTGATGCCCACGGCTGTGGGATGTCTGTTCAATTCCACACCCTTCCAGTCAGCAAATCCAGTGCTTGAAGAAT CAACCATCAAGCATCTTTATAATATCTCAAAGCCCAAGCTGGTCTTCTGTGATGCTTGCAACTATGATAAACTATATTCCGCTACCTCGGATTTCAAGCCAGAAATCATAACTCTCACCGGTTCCGTTGAGGGAGTGCTCACTATTCAAGATCTGCTGGAGCCCACCAAAACTGAATTCTTTTACCA GCCGGAACCGCTGAGGGATGGACCAAATCAGACCCTGGCTATCCTCTGCTCTTCAGGAACTACGGGAATGCCCAAGGCTGTGTGTGTCTCCAACGAGATTCTCATCCAAGAGACGTC TTTTGTGAATGGCTACGATACCATCTTCATTTCGGCCAGTCTGGACTGGATCACGGGTCTGTGGGCCTCTATTTTCAGCACCGTGAATGGCTGCACccgcatcatcagcagcaagcCCTTCAGTCCCGATTACTTTGTGTATCTGGTGGAGAAGTACAAGATCACCTATGCCCTCATCCCGCCGGAGCACTTCTGCTCCCTGGCCGACTGCCCCGAGGCTACGCCCGAGGCTCTGGCCAGTTTGACGAAGTTCAACTTTGGTGGCGGACGCATGACTCAGGCCACGCTCCAGCGCATCCAGTCGTTGGCCAAGAACGCCATCTTCAACTCCGCTTACGGCATGACGGAGGTGGGCTTTATGGTCTTCAATCACGGCCATGCCAAGCTGACAGCCGCAGGCAATCCTTTGCCCAACATTCAGCTCCGCATTGTCGACGATGATGGCAACAATCTGGGGTACAACCAGACGGGCGAGATCTACGCCCACAATGGGTACTCGTGGAACGGCTACTACGGCGATCCGGAGGCCACTCGTGTGATGCAGGACGAAGATGGCTGGTTCCACACCGGGGACATGGGCTACTTTGACGAGGACGACTTCTTGTACATCACCGACCGCAAGAAGGAGGTACTCAAGTGGAAGGGACTCCAGTTCTGGCCCACCGAGGTGGAGAATGTCATCCTCGAGCTGCCGGAGGTTAAGCGCGTCTGTGTCGTGGGCATATATGATGAGACCCAGGGCGATGCTGGCGGGGCCCTGATCGTCAGGGAGACTGGCGCTAATATTACCGCTCAGCAAATCAAGGATCATGTGGCCAAACGTCTGCCGGACACTCAGAAGCAGCTCCGCGCCGGGGTACAGTTCGCTGACGAGATCCCACAGAACCATAACGGCAAGGCTGTGCGCCGATACGCCCGCGATCTGTTCCTGGCCCTCTCCAAAAAATGA